The Blastocatellia bacterium genome includes a region encoding these proteins:
- a CDS encoding 2-isopropylmalate synthase translates to MEHRITIFDTTLRDGEQSPGASMNVEEKLKMARQLQALGVDVIEAGFPISSDEDFEAVRAIARQIRGPIIAGLARATRIDIERAWEALADAARPRIHTFIATSDIHLEYKLKKTREQVLEEARQAVRLAKSFTEDVEFSAEDATRTDLDYLCQVVQAVIEEGATTVNIPDTVGYTIPTEFTHIITTLRQRVPNIDRCTLSVHCHNDLGLAVANSIAAIQAGARQVECTINGIGERAGNASLEEIVMALRVRHDLLPFTTGIHTEQIYKTSQLLSNITGIMVQPNKAIVGKNAFAHEAGIHQHGVLSNKLTYEIMTPESVGVRQSTLVLGKHSGRHALKQRFEEMGYQLSRAELDKAYKLFTKLADRKKEVFEEDLIAILQDGLRDIPETYALRLVQALAGNHKPSTATVVLERDGQVFVQSATGDGPVAAAYEAIDQITGLRGQVVDYTIRSVSRGRDAVGEVFVHVDFDGRMFTGKAASTDIVDASARAYLHSVNKLMYANRRRTAVDTDKSVETIAQAELADETCSSRRVTSDERW, encoded by the coding sequence ATGGAACATCGAATCACGATCTTCGATACAACGCTGCGCGACGGCGAGCAATCGCCAGGCGCCAGCATGAACGTAGAAGAGAAACTGAAAATGGCGCGGCAGCTTCAGGCGCTCGGCGTGGACGTGATTGAAGCTGGCTTTCCGATTTCCTCCGACGAGGATTTTGAAGCCGTTCGCGCCATTGCCCGGCAGATTCGCGGCCCGATCATTGCCGGTCTGGCGCGGGCGACGCGCATAGATATTGAACGCGCGTGGGAGGCGCTGGCCGATGCCGCTCGACCGCGCATTCACACGTTCATTGCCACCTCTGACATTCACCTAGAATACAAGCTCAAGAAAACCCGCGAGCAAGTCCTCGAAGAAGCCCGGCAAGCGGTGCGGCTGGCCAAAAGCTTCACCGAGGATGTGGAATTTTCAGCCGAGGACGCCACGCGGACAGACCTTGATTATCTCTGTCAGGTCGTTCAAGCGGTGATCGAAGAAGGCGCCACCACCGTGAACATTCCCGACACGGTTGGCTATACGATTCCCACTGAGTTCACCCACATCATCACCACGCTGCGCCAGCGTGTGCCGAACATTGACCGGTGTACATTGAGCGTGCACTGTCACAATGACCTAGGATTGGCCGTGGCCAACTCAATTGCTGCGATTCAAGCGGGCGCCCGACAAGTCGAGTGCACCATCAATGGCATTGGCGAACGAGCGGGTAATGCGTCGTTAGAAGAGATCGTGATGGCTTTGCGCGTGCGGCATGATTTATTGCCGTTCACGACCGGCATCCATACTGAGCAGATTTACAAGACGAGCCAACTCCTGAGCAACATCACCGGCATCATGGTTCAGCCCAACAAAGCGATCGTCGGCAAAAATGCGTTTGCGCATGAAGCAGGGATTCATCAACATGGCGTGTTGAGCAATAAGCTGACCTACGAGATTATGACGCCGGAGTCGGTCGGCGTTCGTCAAAGCACACTCGTGCTGGGCAAACATTCGGGCCGGCACGCGCTGAAGCAGCGGTTTGAGGAGATGGGCTATCAGCTTTCGCGGGCTGAACTGGATAAAGCCTACAAGCTGTTCACCAAGCTCGCTGACCGCAAGAAAGAAGTGTTTGAAGAAGATTTGATAGCTATTCTGCAAGATGGTCTGCGTGATATTCCTGAAACATACGCTTTGCGGCTTGTGCAAGCGCTGGCCGGAAATCATAAACCTTCGACGGCGACCGTGGTGTTGGAGCGCGATGGGCAAGTCTTCGTTCAATCGGCCACCGGCGATGGGCCTGTGGCCGCTGCGTATGAAGCGATTGACCAAATCACAGGGCTGCGCGGGCAGGTAGTGGATTATACGATTCGCTCTGTCTCGCGTGGTCGGGATGCTGTCGGTGAAGTGTTTGTCCATGTTGACTTCGATGGTCGCATGTTCACGGGCAAGGCGGCCAGCACAGACATTGTTGACGCCAGCGCGCGCGCCTACTTGCATTCGGTCAATAAATTGATGTATGCTAACCGCCGTCGAACAGCAGTTGACACGGACAAGTCGGTTGAGACGATAGCACAGGCAGAGTTGGCAGATGAAACGTGCTCATCACGTCGAGTGACGAGTGATGAGCGATGGTGA
- a CDS encoding DUF1232 domain-containing protein, which yields MQQQHRRRSIRRYITLIPNFIRLIGRLMRDPRVSKADRAILLATILYTLTPLDLLADFIPFWGLVDDTFLIGVALTRLLLRAGEEPLRDNWSGEGDIVGLINAMRRVAEVLLPRRIRQQLLGKVQD from the coding sequence ATGCAACAACAACACCGCCGCCGATCCATCCGACGTTATATCACGCTGATTCCAAACTTCATCAGGTTGATCGGCCGATTGATGCGTGATCCACGTGTCTCGAAGGCTGATCGCGCTATTCTTTTGGCGACCATCCTCTACACGCTGACGCCACTAGACCTGCTGGCTGATTTCATTCCTTTTTGGGGCTTAGTTGACGACACCTTTCTGATCGGAGTGGCTTTGACGCGCTTGCTGTTGCGGGCTGGCGAGGAACCATTGCGAGACAATTGGTCTGGAGAGGGCGACATCGTCGGATTGATCAACGCCATGCGTCGCGTGGCAGAAGTTTTGCTGCCGCGGCGCATTCGTCAGCAATTGTTGGGAAAAGTTCAGGACTGA
- a CDS encoding phosphoheptose isomerase produces GRSPNVVRGVQAARQRGLHTIGLLGKDGGVVKDLVDLAIIVPSDSTSRIQEVHITIGHIVCELVEQSLYSQSSG; encoded by the coding sequence CGGTCGCTCGCCCAATGTGGTTCGGGGTGTTCAGGCAGCACGGCAACGTGGATTACACACCATTGGCTTGCTGGGCAAAGATGGCGGCGTAGTCAAGGATTTGGTTGACCTGGCCATCATCGTGCCGAGCGATTCGACCTCGCGCATTCAAGAAGTGCATATCACCATCGGACATATCGTGTGCGAGTTAGTCGAGCAATCGCTTTACTCGCAGTCGTCCGGTTGA
- a CDS encoding non-heme iron oxygenase ferredoxin subunit, with the protein MGEFIKVAKTSEIAPGTARMVQVQGLELAVFNVDGCYYAIGNHCTHVGGPLAEGHITGDEVTCPWHGARFKISTGEALGGPARGGATSYQVRVVGDDIEIEV; encoded by the coding sequence ATGGGAGAGTTCATCAAAGTCGCCAAGACGAGCGAGATTGCGCCGGGCACAGCCCGGATGGTTCAGGTTCAAGGTCTTGAGCTGGCTGTCTTCAATGTGGACGGCTGCTACTATGCCATCGGCAATCACTGCACTCACGTTGGTGGGCCGTTGGCCGAAGGACACATCACCGGTGACGAGGTGACGTGTCCGTGGCACGGCGCTCGATTCAAAATTTCGACCGGCGAGGCACTCGGCGGGCCGGCGCGCGGTGGTGCGACCTCGTATCAGGTCCGCGTGGTCGGCGATGACATCGAAATTGAAGTGTGA